One window of the Streptomyces sp. NBC_00259 genome contains the following:
- a CDS encoding lysyl oxidase family protein gives MTRTRTARLRRPLLAGTTAIAVMAVTAGFVATTSDSTKAATGPKLSLIAASTSITLTSWKEEPGVYLDLGTYLTAEGTPLELKVTRKSYKDPVAITQTVYEGGKARAKALPNGTVKDFSGLPRFAEITVTDKAGKQVLSRAESFCPNNASGRVRPDAPATSKYPESCPTNPFTLGSVWGVEKGWAANTYGGSYTEPVKLAAGTYTAKVSIAKKYRDLFGIANKPATVKVTVEERSFEDGRGAAARTAKPGQHAGHGAAHQAPSAAGTAHAGHGPGHAPTPAQAAAPVTSGAGPSYNVGHGPLKAAPPALPWALKKQQAARSMEAGDTAGRTDGSRKAPALRPLPKRPTGKPSVPDVPKPDLRSLPAYGITISDGGEDIPGKDYLAFSANVWNAGPAQLVVDGFRSPGKAKMDAYQYFYDAKGKQVGYTPTGTMEWDPRPGHVHWHFTDFASYRLLKADKKETVRSGKEAFCLANTDAVDYTVKNANWHPNNTDLATACGQENSISVREVLDVGSGDTYTQDLPGQSFDITGLPNGTYYIQVLANPENRLKETDTANNSALRKVILGGTPGQRTVTVPAHDLVNAN, from the coding sequence ATGACCAGAACGCGTACCGCCCGGCTGCGGCGTCCGCTGCTCGCGGGCACCACGGCCATCGCCGTCATGGCCGTGACGGCCGGATTCGTGGCCACCACATCGGATTCGACGAAGGCCGCGACGGGGCCCAAGCTGAGCCTCATCGCAGCGAGCACCTCGATCACGCTCACCTCCTGGAAGGAGGAGCCGGGCGTCTATCTCGATCTCGGAACTTACCTCACCGCGGAGGGAACGCCGCTGGAGTTGAAGGTGACCCGGAAGTCCTACAAGGACCCGGTCGCCATCACCCAGACCGTGTACGAGGGCGGTAAGGCGAGGGCCAAAGCCCTGCCGAACGGGACCGTGAAGGACTTCTCCGGGTTGCCGAGGTTCGCGGAGATCACCGTCACCGACAAGGCGGGCAAGCAGGTCCTCAGCCGTGCAGAGAGCTTCTGCCCGAACAACGCCAGTGGCCGCGTACGGCCCGACGCACCCGCCACCTCGAAGTATCCGGAGAGCTGCCCGACCAACCCCTTCACCCTCGGTTCCGTGTGGGGCGTGGAGAAGGGCTGGGCCGCCAACACGTACGGGGGTTCCTACACCGAGCCGGTCAAGCTGGCCGCCGGTACCTACACCGCCAAGGTCTCGATCGCCAAGAAGTACCGCGACCTGTTCGGCATAGCCAACAAGCCCGCCACGGTGAAGGTGACCGTGGAGGAGCGCAGCTTCGAGGACGGCCGGGGCGCCGCGGCTCGGACGGCCAAGCCCGGTCAGCACGCGGGGCACGGCGCCGCCCACCAGGCACCGTCGGCAGCCGGCACCGCACACGCCGGCCACGGGCCTGGGCACGCCCCGACGCCCGCCCAGGCCGCCGCGCCGGTGACGAGCGGCGCGGGTCCCTCGTACAACGTCGGTCACGGGCCGCTGAAGGCCGCTCCCCCGGCTCTGCCGTGGGCACTGAAGAAGCAGCAGGCGGCACGTTCGATGGAGGCCGGCGACACCGCGGGCCGGACCGACGGCTCGCGCAAGGCGCCCGCCCTTAGGCCGCTGCCCAAGCGGCCTACCGGCAAGCCCTCCGTTCCGGACGTGCCCAAGCCCGACCTGAGGTCGCTGCCGGCCTACGGCATCACCATCAGCGACGGTGGAGAGGACATCCCCGGCAAGGACTACCTCGCCTTCAGCGCCAATGTGTGGAACGCCGGCCCGGCGCAGCTCGTGGTGGACGGATTCCGCTCGCCCGGCAAGGCCAAAATGGACGCGTACCAGTACTTCTACGACGCCAAGGGCAAGCAGGTCGGCTACACCCCGACCGGCACCATGGAATGGGACCCGCGGCCGGGCCACGTGCACTGGCACTTCACCGACTTCGCCAGCTACCGGTTGCTGAAGGCGGACAAGAAGGAGACCGTGCGCAGCGGCAAGGAAGCCTTCTGCCTGGCCAACACCGACGCGGTCGACTACACGGTGAAGAACGCCAACTGGCACCCGAACAACACCGATCTGGCCACCGCCTGCGGCCAGGAGAACTCGATCTCCGTCCGCGAGGTCCTGGACGTCGGCTCCGGTGACACCTACACCCAGGACCTGCCCGGCCAGTCCTTCGACATCACCGGACTGCCCAACGGCACGTACTACATCCAAGTACTGGCGAACCCGGAGAACCGCCTGAAGGAGACCGACACCGCCAACAACAGCGCCCTGCGGAAGGTCATACTCGGTGGCACGCCCGGCCAGCGGACGGTGACCGTCCCGGCGCACGACCTGGTGAACGCGAACTGA
- a CDS encoding 2-phosphosulfolactate phosphatase, whose protein sequence is MIIAELQKQDAGPASPEAAAARTSFTGTPDVAETVADCSSGRELIQQGFADDVAIAIELDATSVVPVLTDGACTAVPGGVPSDA, encoded by the coding sequence GTGATCATCGCCGAACTGCAGAAACAGGACGCCGGCCCCGCGTCACCCGAAGCCGCCGCCGCACGTACCTCCTTCACCGGCACACCGGACGTGGCAGAAACGGTGGCCGACTGCTCCTCGGGGCGGGAACTCATCCAGCAAGGATTCGCCGACGACGTCGCGATCGCGATCGAGTTGGACGCCACCTCCGTTGTGCCTGTCCTGACCGACGGTGCCTGCACGGCCGTACCCGGAGGAGTCCCATCGGATGCTTGA
- a CDS encoding GNAT family N-acetyltransferase produces the protein MPISLHLQEITPDNFEAAINLNVRPDQEHLVAPVVKSLAEAYVHPGIAWPRLICDDDEVVGFLMAFFDIDWTGDGTDFRSGLWRLNIADGKQGRGYGRFAVQSVADEIRRRGGTRLTTPWHPGADGPTGFYLALGFQPTGETSGDQTVGMLELN, from the coding sequence ATGCCAATTTCGCTGCACCTGCAAGAGATCACCCCTGACAACTTCGAGGCCGCGATCAACCTGAACGTCCGCCCTGACCAGGAACACCTGGTGGCACCCGTGGTGAAGTCGCTCGCCGAGGCATACGTACACCCCGGCATCGCATGGCCCCGGCTGATCTGCGATGACGACGAAGTGGTCGGGTTCCTCATGGCTTTCTTCGACATTGACTGGACCGGCGACGGCACCGACTTCCGCTCCGGACTCTGGCGTCTCAACATCGCAGATGGAAAACAGGGCCGAGGCTACGGACGCTTCGCAGTACAGTCCGTTGCCGACGAGATTCGACGCCGAGGAGGCACACGACTGACGACCCCCTGGCATCCCGGAGCGGATGGCCCAACAGGCTTCTATCTGGCCCTCGGCTTCCAGCCAACCGGAGAGACCAGCGGAGACCAAACGGTGGGCATGCTGGAACTGAACTGA
- a CDS encoding transposase family protein — MVLVLVMQTDAPFWDSLGFEGIDDVDAEAVTAAFGTVEVVARGWVAEAECPDCGRISDRVHDRYQRRLKDLPLAEQGFVIRLTVRRFICGSAGCPRRTFAEPFSRLAAPHARFTTRLNHALERVRLALAGQAAPGWPPRWAPAREE, encoded by the coding sequence ATGGTGCTGGTGCTGGTCATGCAGACCGATGCACCGTTCTGGGACTCGCTGGGGTTCGAGGGGATCGACGATGTGGATGCCGAGGCGGTTACGGCCGCGTTCGGCACGGTCGAGGTGGTGGCGAGAGGCTGGGTGGCCGAGGCGGAGTGTCCGGACTGCGGCCGCATCTCGGACAGGGTCCATGACCGTTACCAGCGCAGGCTGAAGGACCTTCCGCTCGCTGAGCAGGGCTTCGTGATCCGGCTGACGGTCCGGCGCTTCATCTGCGGGTCGGCGGGCTGCCCGCGCCGGACGTTCGCCGAGCCGTTCTCCCGGCTGGCCGCCCCGCACGCACGGTTCACCACGCGGCTCAACCACGCCTTGGAGCGAGTGCGGCTCGCGCTGGCCGGGCAGGCCGCGCCCGGCTGGCCGCCCAGATGGGCTCCGGCGCGGGAAGAATGA
- a CDS encoding amidase domain-containing protein: protein MQPQRASNRPPSQGRSAIPLRCATASPRAGVLKGTYTTSEEAVASSPHGAMFRELLAQQLPELNDRREAYARHGRSFTEITTSFGDVLTGPGPDGTVVVRATVAERSVLTNTDGSQEPDEGGLPGRFLFANGALRVEADDAAVEATLPTTDDAARDASVAPPAEASVEDVAGGVDVLPIELDADGMLVDEPAAVAPQGAALRAAPSASGTATWAKRNAGIKWDYDTDCANFVSKALHWGGKMQQRKGGRKNPSRWFRNNIGWIRLDSYTWAAAANLRQHLKSYRGGREISRYDARPGDVIFGYYRSSKKWNHTGVVTAAKGGNISITQHGRTSHTTLNQWFKGNKHLSAISIIRPGKRS, encoded by the coding sequence TTGCAGCCGCAGCGAGCTTCGAACCGGCCGCCGTCGCAGGGCAGGAGCGCTATACCGCTGCGGTGCGCGACTGCTTCGCCGCGCGCCGGCGTCCTCAAGGGCACCTACACCACCAGCGAGGAGGCCGTCGCGAGCAGCCCGCACGGCGCCATGTTCCGGGAACTGCTCGCACAGCAGCTGCCCGAGCTCAACGATCGCCGCGAGGCGTACGCCCGCCACGGGCGCAGCTTCACCGAGATCACCACTTCGTTCGGCGACGTGCTGACCGGGCCCGGACCGGACGGCACCGTGGTGGTGCGCGCTACCGTTGCCGAACGAAGCGTGCTGACCAACACGGACGGTTCACAGGAACCGGACGAGGGTGGGCTGCCGGGCCGCTTCCTCTTCGCGAACGGCGCACTGCGCGTGGAGGCCGACGACGCCGCCGTGGAGGCCACTCTTCCCACGACGGACGATGCCGCGCGGGACGCCAGTGTGGCCCCGCCCGCGGAAGCGAGTGTCGAGGACGTCGCCGGTGGCGTAGATGTCCTGCCGATCGAGCTGGACGCCGACGGCATGCTCGTCGACGAGCCGGCAGCCGTCGCACCGCAGGGGGCTGCGCTGCGCGCCGCGCCCAGCGCGAGCGGCACGGCGACCTGGGCCAAACGCAACGCAGGCATCAAGTGGGACTACGACACCGACTGCGCCAACTTCGTCTCCAAGGCTCTGCACTGGGGTGGCAAGATGCAGCAGCGCAAGGGCGGCCGCAAGAACCCCTCGCGCTGGTTCCGCAACAACATCGGATGGATCCGCCTGGACAGCTACACCTGGGCCGCGGCGGCGAATCTGCGCCAGCACCTGAAGAGCTACCGGGGCGGTCGCGAGATCTCACGCTATGATGCCCGGCCGGGCGACGTGATCTTCGGCTACTACAGGTCCTCCAAGAAGTGGAATCACACCGGTGTCGTCACCGCTGCCAAGGGAGGAAACATCAGCATCACGCAGCACGGCCGCACGTCCCACACCACTCTCAACCAGTGGTTCAAGGGCAACAAACACCTCAGTGCCATCAGCATCATCCGTCCGGGGAAGCGCAGTTGA
- a CDS encoding Lsr2 family DNA-binding protein — protein MPERLRAQIEEVRQAARRPWPLPHPPEDLLAMGVTGNGDYLFWATQPSGVPDEWTIAVNEALRAPWFTYNGTVTEFLVDVLSANVRVPMFPSDLLDGGVTFTPSQLRSTATATASRTSVSTHVIREWARANGYDLPERGRIPIEIIQAWEQANPR, from the coding sequence ATGCCAGAGCGGCTGCGTGCGCAGATTGAAGAAGTCCGGCAGGCCGCCCGTCGGCCCTGGCCGCTGCCGCACCCCCCTGAGGACCTCCTTGCCATGGGCGTCACCGGCAACGGCGACTACCTGTTCTGGGCAACCCAGCCTTCCGGCGTCCCGGACGAATGGACCATCGCCGTCAACGAGGCGCTGCGTGCGCCCTGGTTCACCTACAACGGAACCGTGACCGAGTTCCTCGTCGACGTGCTGAGCGCAAACGTGCGTGTCCCGATGTTCCCCTCAGACCTTCTCGACGGCGGCGTCACTTTCACGCCGTCGCAACTCCGCAGCACCGCAACGGCCACTGCCTCGCGGACATCCGTCAGCACCCACGTGATCCGAGAATGGGCCAGGGCTAACGGCTACGACCTTCCTGAGCGTGGACGTATCCCAATCGAGATCATTCAAGCCTGGGAACAGGCGAACCCTCGCTGA
- a CDS encoding translation initiation factor IF-2 produces MRRLLLLAPLLLFTAGCGMVPSSEDEATDAAREVARKAGERLYGQRPRTAEEVGLSASGIDGVEVLRVTGTSTHDGDGIDVVVRTSASAYNGWLDPEEVAVRRCFAVRVSPKSEWREAPRDVDCPDGPPLTFAPPPEPPRLPYEELRAKLPRVPEGGRVDDAEVRRRLAALDLDPAIRTEVKADSGRVGVLLSVEGNGFDAQDCLLARVGPGVAEVGKPQEMEGLDPISAPAYSGTGRAAAATDT; encoded by the coding sequence ATGCGCCGACTGCTGCTGCTCGCCCCGCTGTTGCTGTTCACCGCCGGCTGCGGGATGGTGCCCTCCTCCGAGGACGAGGCGACGGACGCCGCACGGGAGGTGGCCAGGAAGGCGGGCGAGCGGCTCTACGGCCAGCGCCCGCGCACGGCGGAGGAGGTCGGTCTCTCCGCCTCCGGCATCGACGGGGTGGAGGTATTGCGGGTGACGGGTACCTCGACACATGACGGGGACGGCATCGACGTGGTCGTCCGCACGTCCGCTTCGGCGTACAACGGATGGCTCGACCCTGAGGAGGTCGCCGTGCGGCGCTGTTTCGCGGTGCGGGTGTCGCCCAAGTCGGAGTGGCGTGAGGCTCCCCGTGACGTGGACTGCCCGGATGGCCCTCCGCTGACCTTCGCCCCGCCACCCGAACCGCCCCGGCTGCCGTACGAGGAGCTCCGCGCGAAACTTCCCCGGGTGCCGGAGGGCGGCCGGGTGGACGATGCCGAGGTGCGCCGTAGGCTCGCCGCCCTGGATCTGGATCCGGCGATCCGTACCGAGGTGAAGGCGGACAGCGGCCGGGTCGGCGTTCTCCTATCGGTAGAAGGCAACGGCTTCGACGCGCAGGACTGCCTTCTTGCCCGCGTGGGCCCCGGCGTCGCTGAGGTTGGGAAGCCGCAGGAGATGGAAGGGCTCGACCCGATATCAGCCCCCGCGTACTCGGGAACCGGGCGGGCGGCGGCCGCAACGGACACCTGA
- a CDS encoding MerR family transcriptional regulator, with protein sequence MGRVAELAGVSVRTLHHYDEIGLVPPSARTAAGYRAYSADDVERLREVLAYRRLGFGLREVAELVGDPSTDAVAQLRRLRGLLLERRDRADAMVAAIDRELESRAKGLKVTPEEQLEMLGARLYDAIGDAYTATRRTEPRIAAQIWDALGDAQTVLNVGAGTGSYEPADRDVTAVEPSAVMRGQRPAGSAPCVAAAAESLPFEDHSFDVAMAVSTVHHWGDPIAGLREMRRVARRVVVLTFDTDEPGWQDRFWLTRDYLPEFAAVLAEFPSLAGMADAIGARAEPVPIPWDCADGLFEAYWRRPGAYLEDHVRRASSVWTRVGPQAEQRAVRSLCDDLDSGRWTERNSDLADLDEADLGLRLLIA encoded by the coding sequence GTGGGACGCGTGGCCGAGCTGGCCGGCGTGAGCGTCCGCACGCTGCATCACTATGACGAGATCGGGCTCGTTCCGCCGTCTGCGCGGACCGCGGCCGGGTACCGGGCCTACTCGGCGGACGACGTGGAACGGCTGCGGGAAGTGCTGGCCTATCGGCGGCTGGGCTTCGGGCTGCGGGAAGTTGCGGAACTGGTCGGCGACCCGTCCACCGACGCGGTCGCGCAACTGCGTCGGCTGCGCGGCCTGCTGCTGGAGCGACGTGATCGCGCTGACGCCATGGTGGCGGCCATCGACAGGGAGCTCGAGTCGCGAGCGAAGGGACTGAAGGTGACACCGGAAGAGCAACTGGAGATGCTCGGTGCACGGCTGTACGACGCGATCGGCGACGCCTACACCGCGACACGGCGTACCGAGCCGCGGATCGCCGCGCAGATCTGGGACGCGCTCGGGGACGCGCAGACGGTGCTGAACGTCGGGGCCGGCACCGGCTCCTACGAGCCTGCCGATCGCGACGTGACCGCGGTGGAGCCATCGGCGGTCATGCGGGGACAGCGGCCTGCCGGCTCGGCGCCGTGCGTGGCCGCCGCCGCGGAGAGCCTGCCGTTCGAGGACCACTCCTTCGACGTCGCGATGGCCGTCTCCACCGTTCACCACTGGGGGGACCCGATAGCGGGGCTGCGCGAGATGCGGCGCGTGGCCCGCCGCGTGGTGGTGCTCACATTCGACACAGACGAGCCCGGATGGCAGGACCGGTTCTGGCTCACCCGCGACTACCTGCCCGAGTTCGCCGCCGTCCTCGCAGAATTCCCCTCACTTGCCGGGATGGCCGACGCGATCGGCGCCCGCGCTGAGCCGGTACCCATCCCGTGGGACTGCGCTGACGGCCTGTTCGAGGCGTACTGGCGCCGACCGGGGGCGTATCTGGAGGATCACGTGCGCCGTGCATCGTCGGTGTGGACGAGGGTCGGGCCCCAGGCCGAGCAGCGGGCGGTGCGAAGCCTCTGCGACGACCTCGACTCCGGCCGGTGGACCGAGCGGAACAGCGACCTCGCCGACCTCGACGAGGCAGATCTCGGCCTCCGCCTGCTCATCGCGTGA
- a CDS encoding DinB family protein: MIDEFAKDNLHGRLRRDRKALLWKLDGLSEYDARRPLTATGTNLLGLVKHVATVEARYFGEVFDRSSSEPLPRWQDYNGSDLWATEDETRDQIIGFYRRTWEHSDATINELPLDAPGHVPWWPEPYPNTNLFAIMVHVLGESIRHAGHADILREGLDGRTGVRAEHEKQINEEARAAYCAKIEQAARSAAPVKA; the protein is encoded by the coding sequence ATGATCGATGAATTCGCGAAAGACAACCTGCACGGGAGACTGCGGCGGGATCGCAAGGCGCTGCTCTGGAAACTCGACGGCCTGTCCGAATACGACGCCCGCCGGCCTTTGACAGCGACCGGGACCAATCTCCTCGGCCTGGTCAAACACGTGGCCACCGTCGAGGCCAGGTACTTCGGCGAGGTCTTCGACCGCTCTTCCTCGGAACCGCTGCCCCGGTGGCAGGACTACAACGGCAGCGATCTGTGGGCGACCGAGGACGAGACCCGCGATCAGATCATCGGGTTCTACCGGCGCACGTGGGAACACTCGGACGCGACGATCAACGAGCTTCCCCTCGACGCCCCCGGCCACGTGCCGTGGTGGCCGGAGCCTTATCCGAACACGAACCTGTTCGCCATCATGGTCCATGTCCTCGGCGAGTCCATCCGGCATGCCGGGCACGCCGATATCCTGCGCGAGGGCCTCGACGGCCGGACCGGGGTGCGCGCCGAACACGAGAAGCAGATCAACGAGGAAGCCCGAGCAGCCTACTGCGCGAAGATCGAGCAGGCCGCCAGGTCGGCCGCACCAGTCAAGGCTTAG
- a CDS encoding GNAT family N-acetyltransferase, which yields MYVQPAVRRYQIGGPRVAEFIAWAKEAEAEAAEATAYSGNADAIRFYERNGFAPQSVTLQMSL from the coding sequence ATGTACGTTCAACCCGCTGTCCGCCGGTACCAGATCGGAGGGCCCCGAGTCGCTGAGTTCATCGCCTGGGCGAAGGAGGCAGAGGCCGAAGCCGCGGAGGCGACAGCGTACTCAGGCAACGCTGACGCCATCCGGTTCTATGAGCGCAACGGATTCGCGCCCCAATCGGTGACGTTGCAGATGTCTCTGTAG